aatacGGGTAAGCAACAATTGTGTTTTGAGATTTGCAACTATTGTGGCACCTCGGTTTTGTGCCCCCTCTTTAAATCCATACTCAGTATCTGTTTGTCTTCATTATAGTAAATATACAAGAGGTAAATAGAGTTCTTCATTAATAGAATAACATAACTatgtattgttattttttaaaaaatatttatagaCATATGTACTTTTTATGATGATGGTAATGTGAAGTCTAGTTTATAATAGACCAGTCTtcgaatatatatatttgatataaaataacaatagaACTGAAAAGGATATGATTCCAACCTTATACTTTTTGGTGAATATTCGCACAacctttttcttttagaaacaagattttaatttaaatatctatttttttatttcaattctatTCACCCAGAGTTATAGAAAAGGGAAATCCATGTTATTCATTGTAATAGAAACcattagaaataatatcaaaactattggtaatttaataaatataataggAAATTAATCACATTTGGAAAGTAGATTAGTATTGATTCTTAACTATTATTCTCAATTTATGGGTAACAGTATTCAGCTTTTTGGTTAAACTTGTTTGGAGTTAGACctcaataaatattttatattccaTCGCAAGtataaagaagaatttagAAACGcagaaattaatgaaatttataggttgatattttttgaaacgatctaaaattttatcaggaaaataatatcagaGATTATCTTGTATGCATCAAAAGGTGTTAGTTTAAATAGCTATTACATTTCTCCTTtggaataaaatttttgtgcctttttcttttcctatatttctttttgctTTATTGGgtatttgatatttttgagGTTTTGAGAATTCCGTGTATTTACCTAATTCGGTAAATTACATGGattacaaaaattaaactcTGTGTATAGAAGATGAAACATGAATAACAGTCTCATACTGTAATAACATATGTTTCATActaaattaaacaaaaatatctctgtaattaaatttaaatagtttttaaaaatattaaagtatAAAAGGTAAACGGTTTATAGAATAAAACGATGTAACTTattaacaatttttaaaggataaaatcaacaaaacaaaaactaTTCAATCATTTAAAACCATATACTTCAAAATGCAATCAACTACCCAAGCAACTCAAAAAGATAACTCTTCTGAAAACAAAGATAATTATATTGTTCCAGGTTTATTTTGGGATCCTGCTTGTATTATCGCTTAAATATAATAGCaaacttttattttatctgatatttcaattttatttccaaTAACCAATGGACgtttttattctttaaatataatttacttTACTAgtaaatatgtatatacCTTTTATACCtttatatctttatatctttataccaaaatatattttatttcatacAACATCGGCTCTTTTTTTCGACTCTGCgtaatttaatgataaaactAAGTTTTTATAACTtcaagaataataaatatattagttagcattttttttggataactcaagtattaataatagaataattattctatTAACTTACAGgctatataattttaatatttcatgTATCCCTACATCaagtttaaatattacttACAATAAATTTTGTTCCCCGTAGTCCATATAACGTTACTGTTTTGAAGAGTTTTCGtatttaaagatataattaaaaagagcgtgatttaaataataaaatttgtatcttttttaacttttcattatttaaaaagaatCTCCCAATTACtaaataacaatttttgtaatttccTAAAAAGTACAAACTTACGAAGTACTATATTTAGCACAGATAAACCAAATAGGAAAACGAAATTAAATActtaaaatgaaataatatattaaaaagtaTACATAGGTGAATCTATGCCTATATAGGTGTAAATTATATAGCACCTTAAGATATATTCTGGGTTTAAagtatattattcaaataaatagatGGGAATGTGAAATTTTCTATGACAAAGGTGTAAAATCAAGTAAAAAGACAATATTGATAAAGCAAAAACAATGTACATATATATCACTTTATATGCAAAAATGGAAATatgttaaaattttttttcattacaaACAAAATGGAAAAGACGAAGCTAGTGTATAGCAGGTATGAATATAGttttaaagatgaaattaaaattgaaaatgaatatatttgcCGAGATCAATTGGATGAAATATAAACATATATAAGATTACAATCTCCTCCTTGAATTAatcatcgtcatcatcaCTAACGTCAATATCACTCAACTCTTCGCTTATCCCACCTTCCTCCAATTCTGAATCGCTCAAGTCTCCCCTTATCTTATCCTTATTTTTCCTGCCTtcctcatcatcatcatcatcatcatcatcatcatcatcatcatcttcctCTTCATCTTCCTCCTCTTCTTTACGTCCAAACAGTTTCTCATATTTCTCTGGAGTAGCATATTTATCgatatattctttaattttttcttcatataATTTCTTATCACGTAATTGTAGTCCTGCAgcttcattatttaaaggaTCCGTCCCATTTGGCTCCTTTAAAAGACCCGGTATCATCCATTCTACAATATTGATCAAATCATATAAAGGTGACCAAGTAGAATTGATAACATCTAAACAGATTGATCCTGATGCAATATCGATATTTGGatggaatattttattgacAAACCCAATACTTGGTGATTTATATGGATAATTGTCCGGTAATTCCACATGCAATCTCCAGACCCCCTTTTCATAAGGAGTTTCATCCGGaccaaaaaattttataaaaaattcttgCATGTTATCATTAACTAGCTCTACATCATGGTTACTCATCAGTAACTTCATAACGTCTGTTTCAATTCTTCTCTTGGAGTTACTAAtcggaaaaaaaaataaaattctcAATAGAACATCCTGAATGTCTTCTTGATTGTCGATCATTGTTAGTAAAGTTGCTTAAAtcaattgtaataaatattgTGGTAATAAATGCATACCTCATGCTTCTTTTTtaagaatataaataatctaTGAAAACAGTTCAAAATTATAACTtgatatacttttttttagcCCTAAAGGTGTATTTGAGTGACTAGTGGTTGTTGTGTTTATAGTTGAtgatctttttttatttcttttttttttattttaaaataattacaaatataactactatatatatatatatatacgtaATTTGTCGACCAAACTAGCAATAAGTGTGATTGGTATTAATAGCCATATTGAGTGCATCGCACTCCAATAAATATCCCTGATACCGAATTTCAACACCGGGATTTCTTAATTTCGCTTATTTCCCTTTTCACGGGGATTAACATACATACAAAGAAATCACACAACTAAGAACATCTAAGATCAACAAAGACGATCATTAAGACTAAATTAGCAATCTAGGGTCGAAGGTGAACAATATAGGTTTATTTGTGCCTGACATCCTTATCTTAAACTGTAGTTGGATCCCAGCATCAACAGAAGACGAGAGATTAGAAAGCATCTTACCGCGTTATGAATAATTCCGGTAACTATGATAAAAGGGTTCTAGTCATTGTTAGGGTACTATAGAAGCATGGTTACTGTTTGCTTGGTCAAGTACATGCTTGatctaatgaaaaatgaacCTCAAGtcttatatattttctattcaAGCCCATATAAGTAatgagaaataaaaaatagtaCACATAACTaagcattatttttttcacattttaatttttcgaGCTGATCTTTCAATTGTGCTAGAGTACGTTTTTGATTCTCTTCAGATGCTACCAGGTTGTGTCTCTCAGAGTTATCAGCCAATTGGAATAACTCACACATCTGTTCTCTACGCTCCATTAGCTGATATGCGGTCAACGTTTTTAATGTGACATTGTTGTATTGATAATATGCTGAGGGTTGTTTCATTTTTGCAGCGTTGGTATTTTATAAAGATGATTGATTGTATTGATAAACAGCTGATTAATTtgctttaatatttttttattaaaattaattttctcGCGTTTATGCTTCAAATTTCTCTATTCTATAATTGAGAAATTTCCGTATCTTGAAAATTTCGGaactttatatttaattctgAAATTTCTATGATATTCAAGATTATATTACGATATCAggattattttaatatatcaataatgCTATATACAGATTCTTTCATCTTGCTTCCTGTTCAGATaattatatacatatataatCCGATATAATCCCATTATGCAAAATTTACAGTTGAACGATTTCATCAACTCAAGACTTCATGTAACGATTGACAAAGATCGTCATATTGTAGGAACATTAGTTGCTCTGGACTCCCAGGTTAACTTACTTTTGAATGACGTAGTGGAATTTTCAGTCATTAGACCATCTACAGAATCTGATTCCGATAAGCACGAGGCCCAACAATATACTAGGAAATTGGGGCTAGTCAGTATACCAAGATCCTCAATTAATGTATTAAGGATAGTAgatgaagatttagaagCTTTGATAAAGAGAAGAACATATTTAATGCAATCTGCTGTTTGATTGACTAAATGAAACCCTGAATTCCCTTAAGAATTCGTTACATTTCTTTGCATAATTTTTACTCTCCCCGATGTGCATGCGCGTATAAGGAAAAAATTGCatttccatttttaattgatccCTACTGTATCTAGTAGGAGACTATTACTACTAAGATCCTTTCATTGGTAAATGGGTTCCTAAGTAACATCATCGAATAATATTCCTCTCTAGATATTCAATATTGGATATCTTAACATCATCACTAACTTTAACAACCCTTGGCTCTATCTCACTTAGCAAAATGATTGTGGCGAAGATCCATTGATGGTACACGAATACCTTTGAGGTAAATTACAAGCACATTCGATTTACTTATATAAGAAAcctaatattaattttctttttaatttatacacatatatattgcatttataaatatatatatatgtatatatataacattGGTCACATATCTGAAATTCAAAAGCACTAATTTCAAATCCTTAATTCAAAATGGCTGCTCAATCTACCACTGCTCAATTATTAGCAAAACACTCtaatatcttcaaaaaaGCCACTGAACATGAATTGACTAAACAGTTATGTAAAGGTACTTTAGCAGACAGAGCCTTATACATTTACTTGGCTCAAGATCtacaattttttgaaactgGACTAAGAACCATTTGTAAAACCACTGCAAAGGCCCCTGAAGTTGACAGTTTATTAACTTTAGCTAAGAAAATTGGATTTTTTGCTAACGATGAAAACACTTACTTCCGTGATTGTTTGGAATTACTAGCACCTGCCATGACTAAggaagaaattgaattctataacaataatgaaGTTGCCTCAGTTAAACAATATATTgcttatttaaataaattgacTAATGACAACTCTATAGAATATCCACAATTGATCACTTACTTATGGGTGGCTGAACAAATCTATTTAGAATGGGCTCATAATTTACCAAAGGCTGAAAACCTGCATTGGAAGTATCAAACTTGGATTGATTTGCATGATGGTAAACATTTCATAGATTGGTGTGACTTCTTAAAAGCCGAAGTCGATAAATACccaattgaaaaagttgAAGAAACTTTTGTAGAAGTTACTAGTTTGGAATTCGAATTTTTCGAATCTTGTTTTAACGCTAAATAATTAatgtttctttttaaaaaaaaattatataatcaTTATAATGACTTGAATAGCactttattttactttctttatttttttaggaTATAATGGagttattttaaaaataactaAGATAGTATTCCaacatttaaattaaaacttAAGAACCCTTTATTTCGAAGTGCAGAAGAGCTTaagaattattacaaaGGGATACTTGATGCTTTTAATAGTTGTGATGGGGATGCTCAGGTAAGAGAATTTTAAGCTTTCAACTTTGCTGATATCAATTGAAGATCTTACAATAGCttgtataaaaaaataaatacgTTTATCTTTTGTGAAGCTATCCTACAACGcaaacaattaataaatatgtatAACTCTTTCAAACTTTTTGGGATCGTTCTTTTTGTTACATCtaaataatcaattgaCCTTCCAATTGGTTTGatattttgtatttgaaattcaaatttttaaactGTCGGAAATAACAGTTCTTCTCCTTATCTAGTTACCTAAAATATTGGAGTTTGAATTCCAGAATTGTTAATAGCAGGAGATATAGTAAgacaaaaattaaatatatttctttatgTATCATTAAAACACAACTTCATATCATTGGAGGCGatatattgaataaaaatcaCGTGATAAGACAAAGatttagtaaaaaaataatagcgCCGCCTAGTTTCGATCTAGGGACATCAGGGTTATGAGCCCTGCGCGCTTCCACTGCGCCACGGCGCTTCCAAATCTCGAAAGTTGAGGAGATATTAGTGAAAGGGATGACAAAGGAGATATCTACTGTTCGTATGGAATCAAAAATAAGCTACTTGGAACAAACTACGCTATCTGATATACAAACTGCTAAAACAAGCACATATGAAGAGACCTACTTTATCCAAAAATAGCACAATTCAGCTCAACTAAGCTCCCTGAAGTACACTTGCTACCTCTAACACACTCACTGCATCCAAGTATATAAAGggaattaatatattctaataCTTTCCCTAAAGCTTCCTCTTATAGTTcctttcaataaaaaagaaaccaCCTAAAAAGACTCGAATTACCTTTCAATAATCTTTATAACTAGTTAGTACTAGCTATCTCTATCTAAACTGAACCATTactttctattattatatcgTTTGAATCAACCTCACCTTCTAAAGTATTATATCTCTCTACAATTAATCATTCATAGTGTTGTTGACTTACTGTTGTCAACAAAGAAAGATATTAGGTAAAAGGGAAAATATTGAGCAATAGTAACAGCAATAAGAGAGTATGCCAGAATTGTCAATATTAAACATAAAATGAAGTTAAAGTGACGCAAACAAAATAGAGATGAGGATGTTAAAGGTATAAACAGAATAGATAGTATATATTGTAGAGAGAAGATCCTTGCTTCTTTGCTTGGtggtttctttttctttctatATAAAGAAATCTAAGAGAAGTTCACGATGAAATAAAGAAATCTTACCCCTTTATatatgttttatttttgtatgTAGGCACGCTAATAGTTGTAATTGACTATTAGCAATTGGTCAATTACTTATTAGtttttgtattaattaGGGGTGTAATATTCTTAGATTGGCATTAATGACTCATCAATTTACCCCATACGTGGCACTAATTACATGTGTTGATATATTTGGTATTGTTTATGGTTTATAGTAGCGATATCGGAGATCGATAAGGTTCAATCAGTGGACATAGGCGCTTGTGTTTTGTAATTGGGTTAGTGACGTTGGATCCAAGAAGTTAATTCTTGGTTCTATGTCAACAGTGTCTCATCTTACTCTAGATACCATTGCTTCCTTATCTccttttaattttacagCCTTTTACTTTGTTGAACCTAATTTTCCAACAA
This genomic stretch from Henningerozyma blattae CBS 6284 chromosome 1, complete genome harbors:
- the HTL1 gene encoding Htl1p (similar to Saccharomyces cerevisiae HTL1 (YCR020W-B); ancestral locus Anc_1.437), which produces MKQPSAYYQYNNVTLKTLTAYQLMERREQMCELFQLADNSERHNLVASEENQKRTLAQLKDQLEKLKCEKNNA
- the UBC8 gene encoding E2 ubiquitin-conjugating protein UBC8 (similar to Saccharomyces cerevisiae UBC8 (YEL012W); ancestral locus Anc_1.436), which encodes MSNSKRRIETDVMKLLMSNHDVELVNDNMQEFFIKFFGPDETPYEKGVWRLHVELPDNYPYKSPSIGFVNKIFHPNIDIASGSICLDVINSTWSPLYDLINIVEWMIPGLLKEPNGTDPLNNEAAGLQLRDKKLYEEKIKEYIDKYATPEKYEKLFGRKEEEEDEEEDDDDDDDDDDDDDEEGRKNKDKIRGDLSDSELEEGGISEELSDIDVSDDDDD
- the MAK31 gene encoding Mak31p (similar to Saccharomyces cerevisiae MAK31 (YCR020C-A); ancestral locus Anc_1.438), encoding MQNLQLNDFINSRLHVTIDKDRHIVGTLVALDSQVNLLLNDVVEFSVIRPSTESDSDKHEAQQYTRKLGLVSIPRSSINVLRIVDEDLEALIKRRTYLMQSAV
- the PET18 gene encoding Pet18p (similar to Saccharomyces cerevisiae PET18 (YCR020C); ancestral locus Anc_1.439), with protein sequence MAAQSTTAQLLAKHSNIFKKATEHELTKQLCKGTLADRALYIYLAQDLQFFETGLRTICKTTAKAPEVDSLLTLAKKIGFFANDENTYFRDCLELLAPAMTKEEIEFYNNNEVASVKQYIAYLNKLTNDNSIEYPQLITYLWVAEQIYLEWAHNLPKAENLHWKYQTWIDLHDGKHFIDWCDFLKAEVDKYPIEKVEETFVEVTSLEFEFFESCFNAK
- the TBLA0A01280 gene encoding uncharacterized protein, with protein sequence MQSTTQATQKDNSSENKDNYIVPGLFWDPACIIA